One window from the genome of Acidobacteriota bacterium encodes:
- a CDS encoding 4Fe-4S dicluster domain-containing protein, with protein sequence MKLNRRLFLKVAGAAGAIAAVPAATAGATTLEEQAAVNSARRGVLVDTTKCVGCRACEAACTETNNQPEPVRLDDPAVFKTVRTTDTRHYTVVNAANTGASAVPARFIKRQCMHCLEPACASACLVRALDKTPTGPVVYHKDRCLGCRYCMVACPFGVPKYEYDSPTPFVQKCTFCADRQSRGEAPACTSVCPSGALTFGMRDDLIETARERLYAKGSKYVRYIYGQREVGGTSWMYITDIPFEKLGLPTDLGTYAYSSLTQASLAAVPFVLTLWPPLLMGMYTFSKRREQVAAQEAAGKETSHE encoded by the coding sequence ATGAAGCTCAATCGACGATTGTTTCTGAAAGTGGCCGGGGCAGCAGGGGCTATCGCCGCCGTCCCGGCAGCCACCGCCGGAGCTACGACCCTCGAGGAGCAGGCAGCCGTCAATAGCGCCCGACGCGGCGTACTGGTCGACACGACCAAGTGTGTCGGGTGCCGGGCCTGCGAAGCGGCGTGCACGGAAACCAACAACCAGCCCGAACCGGTGCGGCTCGATGACCCGGCGGTCTTCAAGACCGTGAGGACGACCGACACGCGGCACTACACCGTTGTGAACGCGGCCAATACAGGAGCGAGCGCGGTGCCGGCGCGGTTCATCAAGCGCCAGTGCATGCACTGCCTCGAACCGGCGTGCGCATCAGCGTGCCTCGTGCGCGCGCTGGACAAGACGCCGACCGGACCGGTGGTGTACCACAAGGACCGATGCCTGGGCTGCCGGTACTGCATGGTGGCCTGCCCGTTTGGCGTGCCCAAGTACGAGTACGACTCTCCCACGCCGTTCGTCCAGAAGTGCACGTTCTGCGCCGACCGCCAGTCGCGGGGCGAGGCGCCAGCCTGCACGTCGGTCTGCCCGAGCGGTGCGCTCACCTTCGGCATGCGTGACGACCTGATCGAAACCGCGCGCGAACGGCTCTACGCCAAGGGCAGTAAGTACGTGCGCTACATTTACGGCCAGCGCGAGGTCGGCGGCACGAGCTGGATGTACATCACGGACATTCCATTCGAGAAGCTCGGCCTGCCAACCGACCTCGGCACCTACGCGTACTCGTCGTTGACACAAGCCTCGCTGGCGGCAGTGCCGTTTGTCCTGACCCTGTGGCCGCCGCTCCTGATG